From the genome of Lineus longissimus chromosome 8, tnLinLong1.2, whole genome shotgun sequence, one region includes:
- the LOC135492371 gene encoding ras association domain-containing protein 9-like isoform X1, producing the protein MDEQKMNDPDEAEIPVWINGSEKLMTGLTKRTTCDDVIYSLLMSQGISNGDVETYNYMIIERWRKMERDLQGRAKIVKVWKAWGSERKNVNFVVRKLEIPAAAMIRSRRTRKPHRRQRDVNSEFYDPEKVRAEKMRVQNIEDLVHLVREQQRRMHEQSGRINETDLEIDQFETKVHLQRISKRGQNYVQDSYLSLHSLSDDSSHGSGLEDALPNSIHECELEMYLKICDNILQLEEKITLEKNKLEDLQFQVEEISNCGSEPDLDMGQSGVKVYCARDEKVVRDNLKISMSLTDYNHQELHKLSQGISECDNALRRKHEYMEHLMKELEAAERAESCFQGQGHVMQYGAIYAVGSSAGSDSSEISNHHTDNSIERVHVPTVGSFRPEDRFTTRINSCNSSADSNESSPPTGRTVRFSDSSSTSDDRGYFSPVLETCSEYPDTHFPRPLKSILKNTAYSFSCNDLHSVAKHGYDDNDSNSDTGLSSLHSDEAMPILETLV; encoded by the coding sequence AGCAAAAGATGAACGACCCGGATGAAGCAGAGATCCCAGTCTGGATCAACGGGTCAGAAAAGCTCATGACCGGTCTGACCAAACGGACCACGTGCGATGACGTCATCTACTCATTGTTGATGAGCCAAGGGATATCAAATGGTGACGTGGAAACGTATAATTACATGATCATCGAAAGATGGCGGAAGATGGAACGCGATCTTCAGGGCAGAGCGAAAATCGTAAAGGTCTGGAAAGCCTGGGGCTCAGAGAGAAAGAATGTGAACTTTGTTGTGCGAAAGTTGGAGATTCCTGCAGCTGCGATGATTCGGTCGCGGCGGACGCGGAAACCGCATCGACGACAACGGGATGTAAATTCTGAGTTCTATGATCCGGAGAAAGTTCGCGCCGAGAAAATGCGGGTGCAGAATATTGAGGATCTGGTGCATTTGGTACGGGAGCAGCAGAGACGAATGCATGAACAATCAGGACGGATAAACGAGACTGACTTAGAAATTGATCAGTTTGAAACGAAAGTGCATCTTCAGCGGATAAGTAAAAGGGGACAGAATTACGTTCAGGATTCGTATCTCAGTTTGCATAGTCTCAGTGACGATAGTAGTCATGGCAGCGGGTTAGAAGATGCCTTACCAAACAGTATACACGAATGTGAACTGGAAATGTATTTAAAGATCTGTGATAATATTCTCCAACTAGAGGAGAAAATAACATTGGAGAAAAATAAACTTGAGGATCTGCAGTTTCAGGTTGAGGAAATCAGTAACTGTGGTTCCGAACCTGACCTTGACATGGGTCAGTCAGGGGTTAAGGTCTATTGTGCTAGGGATGAAAAAGTTGTTCGTGATAACTTGAAAATCTCCATGTCTCTCACGGATTATAACCACCAGGAGTTGCATAAACTGTCTCAGGGGATATCAGAATGCGACAATGCTCTCCGGCGGAAGCACGAGTACATGGAGCACCTGATGAAGGAACTGGAGGCCGCGGAAAGAGCTGAGTCATGTttccaaggtcaaggtcacgttaTGCAATATGGTGCCATCTACGCTGTTGGTAGCAGCGCGGGAAGTGACAGCAGCGAAATCTCGAACCACCATACCGACAATTCCATTGAACGTGTTCATGTGCCAACCGTGGGGTCATTTCGACCAGAGGACCGCTTTACAACGCGGATAAACTCTTGTAACAGTAGTGCTGATAGCAATGAAAGTAGTCCCCCAACAGGCCGGACAGTGCGTTTCAGTGACAGTAGTTCTACCAGTGACGACAGAGGGTATTTCTCTCCGGTGCTTGAAACGTGTTCGGAATATCCCGACACTCATTTCCCGAGACCTCTGAAGTCGATTCTCAAAAATACTGCCTATTCCTTTTCGTGTAATGACCTGCATTCTGTTGCCAAGCACGGCTACGATGACAATGATTCAAATTCTGACACTGGTCTCAGTTCACTTCATAGCGACGAAGCCATGCCAATCTTAGAAACACTAGTATGA
- the LOC135492371 gene encoding ras association domain-containing protein 9-like isoform X2 — protein MNDPDEAEIPVWINGSEKLMTGLTKRTTCDDVIYSLLMSQGISNGDVETYNYMIIERWRKMERDLQGRAKIVKVWKAWGSERKNVNFVVRKLEIPAAAMIRSRRTRKPHRRQRDVNSEFYDPEKVRAEKMRVQNIEDLVHLVREQQRRMHEQSGRINETDLEIDQFETKVHLQRISKRGQNYVQDSYLSLHSLSDDSSHGSGLEDALPNSIHECELEMYLKICDNILQLEEKITLEKNKLEDLQFQVEEISNCGSEPDLDMGQSGVKVYCARDEKVVRDNLKISMSLTDYNHQELHKLSQGISECDNALRRKHEYMEHLMKELEAAERAESCFQGQGHVMQYGAIYAVGSSAGSDSSEISNHHTDNSIERVHVPTVGSFRPEDRFTTRINSCNSSADSNESSPPTGRTVRFSDSSSTSDDRGYFSPVLETCSEYPDTHFPRPLKSILKNTAYSFSCNDLHSVAKHGYDDNDSNSDTGLSSLHSDEAMPILETLV, from the coding sequence ATGAACGACCCGGATGAAGCAGAGATCCCAGTCTGGATCAACGGGTCAGAAAAGCTCATGACCGGTCTGACCAAACGGACCACGTGCGATGACGTCATCTACTCATTGTTGATGAGCCAAGGGATATCAAATGGTGACGTGGAAACGTATAATTACATGATCATCGAAAGATGGCGGAAGATGGAACGCGATCTTCAGGGCAGAGCGAAAATCGTAAAGGTCTGGAAAGCCTGGGGCTCAGAGAGAAAGAATGTGAACTTTGTTGTGCGAAAGTTGGAGATTCCTGCAGCTGCGATGATTCGGTCGCGGCGGACGCGGAAACCGCATCGACGACAACGGGATGTAAATTCTGAGTTCTATGATCCGGAGAAAGTTCGCGCCGAGAAAATGCGGGTGCAGAATATTGAGGATCTGGTGCATTTGGTACGGGAGCAGCAGAGACGAATGCATGAACAATCAGGACGGATAAACGAGACTGACTTAGAAATTGATCAGTTTGAAACGAAAGTGCATCTTCAGCGGATAAGTAAAAGGGGACAGAATTACGTTCAGGATTCGTATCTCAGTTTGCATAGTCTCAGTGACGATAGTAGTCATGGCAGCGGGTTAGAAGATGCCTTACCAAACAGTATACACGAATGTGAACTGGAAATGTATTTAAAGATCTGTGATAATATTCTCCAACTAGAGGAGAAAATAACATTGGAGAAAAATAAACTTGAGGATCTGCAGTTTCAGGTTGAGGAAATCAGTAACTGTGGTTCCGAACCTGACCTTGACATGGGTCAGTCAGGGGTTAAGGTCTATTGTGCTAGGGATGAAAAAGTTGTTCGTGATAACTTGAAAATCTCCATGTCTCTCACGGATTATAACCACCAGGAGTTGCATAAACTGTCTCAGGGGATATCAGAATGCGACAATGCTCTCCGGCGGAAGCACGAGTACATGGAGCACCTGATGAAGGAACTGGAGGCCGCGGAAAGAGCTGAGTCATGTttccaaggtcaaggtcacgttaTGCAATATGGTGCCATCTACGCTGTTGGTAGCAGCGCGGGAAGTGACAGCAGCGAAATCTCGAACCACCATACCGACAATTCCATTGAACGTGTTCATGTGCCAACCGTGGGGTCATTTCGACCAGAGGACCGCTTTACAACGCGGATAAACTCTTGTAACAGTAGTGCTGATAGCAATGAAAGTAGTCCCCCAACAGGCCGGACAGTGCGTTTCAGTGACAGTAGTTCTACCAGTGACGACAGAGGGTATTTCTCTCCGGTGCTTGAAACGTGTTCGGAATATCCCGACACTCATTTCCCGAGACCTCTGAAGTCGATTCTCAAAAATACTGCCTATTCCTTTTCGTGTAATGACCTGCATTCTGTTGCCAAGCACGGCTACGATGACAATGATTCAAATTCTGACACTGGTCTCAGTTCACTTCATAGCGACGAAGCCATGCCAATCTTAGAAACACTAGTATGA